In the genome of Flavobacterium panacagri, one region contains:
- the def gene encoding peptide deformylase — protein MILPIVGYGDPVLRKVGQDITPEYPNLKETIANMYETMYNAYGVGLAAPQVGLPIRLFVIDTTPFSDDEDLPSEEQKDLKGFKKTFINAKIVKEEGEEWGFNEGCLSIPDVREDVYRKPTVTIEYCEEDFVMKTEVFDGLIARVIQHEYDHIEGILFTDKISSLKKRLIQKKLKNITEGKTFQEYRMKFFAAKKGR, from the coding sequence ATGATTTTACCAATTGTAGGATACGGTGATCCTGTTTTAAGAAAAGTAGGGCAGGACATTACGCCAGAATATCCAAACCTAAAAGAAACGATCGCAAATATGTACGAGACTATGTATAATGCGTACGGAGTTGGGCTTGCTGCACCGCAGGTTGGACTACCGATTCGTTTGTTTGTTATTGATACAACACCTTTTAGTGATGACGAGGATTTACCTTCAGAAGAACAAAAAGATTTGAAAGGCTTTAAAAAGACTTTTATTAATGCTAAAATTGTTAAAGAAGAAGGAGAAGAGTGGGGTTTTAATGAAGGATGTTTGAGTATTCCAGATGTGCGTGAGGATGTTTACAGAAAACCAACGGTTACAATTGAATATTGTGAAGAGGATTTTGTAATGAAGACTGAAGTATTCGACGGTTTAATTGCTAGAGTTATTCAGCACGAATACGATCATATTGAGGGAATTTTATTTACAGATAAAATTTCGTCTCTTAAAAAACGTTTGATCCAAAAGAAGCTTAAAAATATTACTGAAGGAAAAACGTTTCAGGAATATAGGATGAAGTTTTTTGCGGCCAAAAAAGGAAGATAA
- a CDS encoding malate:quinone oxidoreductase, which yields MPDETIRSNSDVVLIGAGIMSATLGVILKELQPDIKIEIYERLDVAAAESSDAWNNAGTGHSAFCELNYTPEKADGSIDPKKAISIAESFEISRQFWSYLVQQNKVPSPENFIKSVPHMSFVWGDKNVDYLKKRFEVLQSNPIFSDMTFSTDFEQLQKWMPLVMEGRTADEKLAATHMEIGTDVNFGALTRSMFSYLEKLDGVSLFFNHEVKKLRQREDKCWRIKIKDLSTGKIRKAYTQFVFIGAGGGSLPLLEKANVPEGNGYGGFPVSGQWLKCTNPEVIAKHQAKVYGKASVGAPPMSVPHIDTRVIDGEKALLFGPFAGFSTRFLKNGSYLDLPMSIKRNNLIPMLAAGYHNIPLTKYLIEQVRQSPKDRMKALREYLPTARSKDWKLEKAGQRVQVIKKDEKEGGVLEFGTEVINTHDGSLAVLLGASPGASTAVGIMVDLIGRCFANQIKTPEWEAKLKTMIPSYGQTLNDKPELLAELRKHTAEVLKIK from the coding sequence CCGGATATAAAAATTGAAATTTACGAAAGATTAGATGTTGCCGCAGCAGAAAGCTCAGATGCTTGGAATAATGCAGGAACAGGACACTCCGCTTTTTGTGAACTAAATTATACTCCAGAAAAGGCAGATGGCAGTATAGATCCTAAAAAAGCAATAAGTATTGCTGAATCATTTGAGATTTCTCGCCAGTTTTGGTCGTATTTAGTACAGCAGAACAAAGTGCCTTCTCCAGAAAATTTTATTAAAAGTGTCCCTCATATGAGTTTTGTGTGGGGAGATAAAAATGTAGATTATTTAAAAAAGAGATTTGAAGTACTTCAAAGTAATCCGATCTTTTCTGATATGACTTTCAGCACCGATTTTGAACAGCTTCAAAAGTGGATGCCGTTGGTAATGGAAGGACGTACTGCTGATGAAAAGTTAGCAGCCACACATATGGAAATTGGTACCGATGTCAATTTTGGTGCTTTAACCAGAAGCATGTTTAGTTACTTAGAAAAACTGGATGGTGTTTCTTTATTTTTTAATCACGAAGTTAAAAAACTGAGACAACGCGAAGATAAATGCTGGAGAATAAAAATTAAAGATTTATCAACTGGAAAAATTCGTAAAGCATACACTCAGTTTGTTTTTATTGGTGCAGGTGGAGGTTCTTTGCCTTTATTAGAAAAAGCAAATGTGCCAGAAGGAAATGGTTACGGCGGTTTTCCAGTAAGTGGACAATGGCTGAAATGTACTAATCCAGAAGTTATTGCAAAGCACCAGGCAAAGGTATATGGAAAAGCAAGTGTTGGAGCACCTCCAATGTCTGTTCCTCATATTGATACCCGAGTAATTGATGGAGAAAAAGCATTGCTTTTTGGGCCGTTTGCAGGGTTTTCTACGCGTTTCTTGAAAAATGGTTCTTATTTAGATTTGCCAATGTCAATTAAACGTAACAATTTAATTCCGATGTTAGCTGCTGGATACCATAATATTCCTTTGACTAAATATTTGATTGAGCAGGTTCGTCAGTCTCCAAAAGACAGAATGAAAGCTTTACGTGAATATTTGCCGACAGCTCGTTCTAAAGATTGGAAACTGGAAAAAGCAGGACAGCGTGTTCAGGTAATCAAAAAAGATGAAAAAGAAGGCGGTGTTTTAGAATTCGGTACAGAAGTAATTAATACACACGATGGAAGTTTAGCTGTTTTATTAGGTGCTTCGCCAGGTGCTTCTACAGCAGTAGGAATTATGGTGGATTTGATCGGCAGATGTTTTGCTAATCAAATTAAAACACCAGAATGGGAAGCGAAATTGAAAACAATGATTCCTTCTTATGGTCAGACTTTGAATGATAAGCCAGAACTTTTAGCAGAGCTTAGAAAACATACAGCAGAAGTTTTAAAAATAAAATAA
- a CDS encoding FUSC family protein — protein sequence MIDKISKFTNSTSFLNASKVTIASVVPVLVLNFLGHFEIGFTIALGAFYTYPSDIPSSLIHKIKGLIAASFIVSGVNLLVNLAYPYPVLFYPFLGFLLFACSMISVYGQRATLISFSALLSISLSFGHLHEGVEAFEYSGFIFIGGILYLIVSLVFHFVQPYKYVELQIAEGIKLTAKYLKLRGDLWSPEANRQAIIEKQLAVQVELNLIHEDLRKMLIGNQNASGTTSQNRKMLLVFITLVEIQELALYTSFDHSKLHEKFAKHPDVLRTYQNVAYKLASTLKKLSKNVNHISVYVDKQDLKNELDALEFAIFDYEKTLGKEDAAEGVLMLTNMLKYAKNQVGKIKIIQRALSLAMQSYKLKDKDKELEKFLTPQYYPLRTLIENLSYSSSIFRHSLRLTITILIGFFLGQLLPFQNVYWILLTIVVIMRPGYGLTKERSYHRMFGTVLGGILAFGIVSFIQNHVALSIFSIICMLLGISFTQINYKISATFVTMYVVFIYGILTPDINEVIQFRILDSLAGAILAFIANQFLWPAWEFINTPIHIENSIRANRNYLKEIADFYNKKGEVPTAYRLARKNAFVEIGNLMTSFQRMMQEPKSKQKTMPLVNKLVVLNHSLLSALASLSTYIQSHQTTSASDSFNYIIKTILANLDHSIAVLRNETILTDTFFEKEDVTLQFEELKRKNFTRLAEDDELDKETRQAKMQEASMVIEQLIWMSNLAEKILKNTTDLKATNPD from the coding sequence ATGATTGATAAAATTTCAAAATTTACAAACAGCACATCCTTTTTGAATGCCTCTAAAGTAACTATTGCTTCTGTTGTTCCTGTTTTAGTTTTAAATTTTCTAGGTCATTTTGAAATTGGTTTTACAATCGCTTTGGGTGCTTTTTATACGTACCCTAGTGATATTCCGAGTTCTTTAATTCATAAAATAAAAGGATTAATTGCTGCTTCCTTTATAGTATCGGGAGTAAATCTTTTAGTCAATCTTGCTTATCCTTATCCTGTATTATTTTATCCTTTTTTAGGGTTTCTATTATTTGCCTGTTCGATGATTTCGGTTTATGGACAGCGTGCGACTTTAATTTCATTCTCGGCTCTATTATCCATTTCACTTTCTTTTGGACATTTACACGAAGGAGTCGAAGCTTTTGAATATTCTGGTTTTATATTTATTGGAGGAATTTTATACCTAATTGTATCATTGGTATTTCATTTTGTACAACCTTATAAATATGTTGAATTGCAAATTGCAGAAGGAATCAAACTTACTGCCAAGTATTTAAAACTAAGAGGCGATTTATGGAGTCCGGAAGCCAATAGACAAGCGATTATTGAAAAACAATTGGCTGTGCAGGTCGAATTGAATCTTATTCATGAAGATCTACGAAAAATGCTCATTGGAAATCAAAATGCATCTGGAACCACGAGTCAAAACAGGAAAATGCTTTTGGTCTTTATTACTTTGGTTGAAATTCAGGAACTGGCGCTTTATACTTCTTTTGACCATAGTAAACTTCATGAAAAATTTGCGAAACATCCTGATGTTTTAAGAACTTATCAAAATGTCGCTTACAAACTGGCTTCTACCTTAAAAAAGCTATCCAAAAATGTGAACCATATTAGTGTTTACGTCGATAAACAAGATTTGAAAAACGAATTGGATGCTTTGGAATTTGCTATTTTTGATTATGAAAAAACATTAGGAAAAGAAGATGCTGCCGAAGGTGTTTTGATGCTGACCAATATGCTGAAATACGCCAAAAATCAAGTTGGTAAAATCAAAATTATTCAGCGTGCACTTTCTTTGGCCATGCAGTCTTACAAACTAAAAGATAAAGACAAAGAACTGGAGAAATTCTTAACTCCTCAATATTATCCGCTTCGAACTTTAATTGAAAATTTATCTTATTCTTCTTCGATTTTCAGACATTCGTTACGATTAACCATCACCATTTTAATTGGTTTTTTCCTTGGACAGCTACTTCCTTTTCAAAATGTTTATTGGATTCTGCTCACGATAGTGGTCATCATGCGTCCAGGATACGGATTGACAAAAGAGCGATCCTACCATAGAATGTTCGGAACTGTTTTAGGAGGGATTTTAGCTTTCGGAATTGTATCTTTCATTCAGAACCATGTTGCGCTCAGCATTTTCTCTATTATTTGTATGCTTTTAGGGATTTCGTTTACCCAGATTAACTATAAAATCAGTGCCACTTTTGTGACAATGTATGTGGTTTTTATTTACGGAATTCTAACGCCAGACATCAACGAAGTAATACAATTCAGAATATTGGATTCTCTTGCTGGAGCGATATTAGCCTTTATTGCCAATCAGTTTTTATGGCCTGCTTGGGAATTTATCAATACGCCGATTCATATCGAAAACTCCATTCGAGCCAATAGAAACTACCTCAAAGAGATTGCCGATTTTTATAATAAAAAAGGAGAAGTTCCGACGGCTTACAGATTAGCTAGGAAAAATGCTTTTGTGGAAATTGGAAATTTAATGACTTCTTTCCAGCGTATGATGCAGGAACCGAAATCGAAACAGAAAACGATGCCTTTGGTTAATAAATTAGTGGTTTTAAATCACTCATTATTATCTGCTTTGGCTTCGCTATCCACTTATATTCAATCACATCAGACTACATCGGCTTCAGATTCTTTTAATTATATCATCAAAACCATTTTAGCCAATTTAGATCATTCTATTGCCGTTTTAAGAAACGAAACAATTTTGACGGATACCTTTTTTGAAAAAGAAGATGTGACGCTGCAATTTGAAGAATTAAAGCGAAAAAACTTTACCCGATTAGCAGAAGATGATGAATTGGATAAAGAAACCCGTCAGGCCAAAATGCAGGAAGCTTCAATGGTTATCGAGCAGTTAATCTGGATGAGTAACCTCGCGGAAAAAATCCTAAAAAACACAACCGATCTAAAAGCAACAAATCCAGATTAA